A genome region from Microbacterium terricola includes the following:
- a CDS encoding acetyl/propionyl/methylcrotonyl-CoA carboxylase subunit alpha, which yields MFHTVLVANRGEIARRVIRTLRTLGIRSVAVYSDADADAPHVREADDAVRIGPAAAARSYLDIDAVVAAAVHSGAQAVHPGYGFLSENVAFARACVEAGIVFIGPGDGALEVMGDKIRAKEHVAVHGVPTVPGFSAIGLTDAEIATAAAETGFPLLVKPSAGGGGKGMQVVRAPSELPEALATARRVAGAAFGDDTLLLERYIERPRHIEVQVLADAHGNVIHLGERECTLQRRHQKVIEEAPSPVVDAATRARLGAAACAAAASVDYRGAGTVEFIVAGDRPDEFSFIEMNTRLQVEHPVTELVTGIDLVEQQLRIAAGERLSIAQDDVRLTGHAIEARVYAESPARGFLPATGAVLTWRAPAADGVRTDSAIETGSTVSADYDPMIAKVIAHASDRVAALAGLDAALADTVVLGVDTNVAFLRALLAETVVHRGDLDTGLIDRLPPFVAPNPSPAALAAAAAAAAAADAGAAAVGSGAARTWGARPGWRAGADHVVPLARFLTDTDEIVTDGVSSGRTDGADAAGTATATPTAVDGDGAIWVHADGATHRLRPLTRRQAMQRRLAAQDRVGAASDPDLRAPMPGAVVAVHAAAGDRVVSGDRIVTIEAMKMEHPVTAPHDGVVTIEVAVGDQVRRDQVLAHVIADQEEPA from the coding sequence ATGTTCCACACCGTCCTCGTCGCCAACCGGGGCGAGATCGCACGCCGGGTGATCCGCACCCTGCGGACCCTCGGCATCCGCTCGGTCGCCGTCTACAGCGATGCCGACGCCGACGCGCCGCACGTCCGCGAGGCCGACGACGCCGTGCGGATCGGCCCGGCCGCCGCCGCGCGGTCGTACCTCGACATCGACGCGGTCGTCGCGGCGGCTGTCCACTCCGGCGCCCAGGCCGTTCACCCCGGCTACGGATTCCTTTCGGAGAACGTCGCGTTCGCCCGCGCGTGCGTCGAGGCGGGGATCGTGTTCATCGGTCCCGGCGATGGCGCGCTCGAGGTGATGGGCGACAAGATCCGCGCGAAGGAGCACGTCGCCGTGCACGGCGTGCCGACCGTGCCGGGGTTCAGCGCCATCGGCCTGACGGATGCGGAGATCGCCACCGCCGCCGCAGAGACCGGCTTCCCCCTGCTCGTCAAGCCATCGGCGGGCGGAGGAGGCAAGGGCATGCAGGTGGTGCGCGCTCCGTCCGAGCTGCCCGAGGCGCTCGCGACCGCCCGACGCGTCGCGGGGGCGGCCTTCGGCGACGACACGCTCCTGCTCGAGCGGTACATCGAGCGCCCTCGGCACATCGAGGTGCAGGTGCTCGCCGATGCCCACGGCAACGTCATCCACCTCGGCGAGCGCGAGTGCACACTCCAGCGCCGGCATCAGAAGGTGATCGAAGAGGCCCCCTCACCCGTCGTGGACGCCGCGACCCGCGCGCGCCTGGGCGCCGCAGCCTGCGCGGCGGCAGCATCCGTCGACTACCGGGGAGCCGGCACCGTCGAGTTCATCGTCGCCGGCGACCGGCCAGACGAGTTCTCGTTCATCGAGATGAACACGCGGCTGCAGGTCGAGCACCCCGTGACGGAGCTCGTGACGGGCATCGACCTCGTCGAGCAGCAGCTGCGGATCGCCGCGGGGGAGCGTCTGAGCATCGCCCAGGACGACGTTCGCCTCACCGGGCATGCGATCGAGGCCCGCGTCTACGCGGAGAGTCCCGCGCGCGGATTCCTCCCGGCGACCGGCGCCGTGCTGACCTGGCGCGCGCCCGCCGCGGACGGGGTGCGCACCGACTCCGCCATCGAGACGGGCTCGACCGTGAGCGCCGATTACGACCCGATGATCGCGAAGGTCATCGCCCACGCATCCGATCGCGTCGCCGCGCTCGCCGGGCTGGATGCCGCCCTCGCGGACACTGTCGTGCTCGGGGTCGACACCAACGTGGCATTCCTGCGGGCGCTGCTGGCGGAGACGGTCGTGCACCGCGGCGACCTCGACACCGGGCTCATCGACCGGCTCCCGCCGTTCGTCGCCCCGAACCCGTCGCCGGCGGCGCTGGCCGCCGCCGCCGCCGCTGCGGCAGCCGCTGACGCCGGCGCAGCCGCGGTCGGCTCGGGGGCCGCGAGGACATGGGGCGCACGGCCCGGCTGGCGTGCGGGGGCCGATCACGTCGTGCCGCTCGCCCGGTTCCTGACCGACACGGACGAGATCGTGACGGATGGTGTCAGCTCGGGTCGCACGGACGGCGCGGATGCGGCAGGGACTGCCACCGCAACGCCCACTGCGGTCGACGGCGACGGCGCGATCTGGGTCCACGCGGACGGGGCGACCCACCGCCTGCGCCCCCTGACCCGCCGGCAGGCGATGCAGCGGCGGCTGGCCGCGCAGGACCGGGTGGGTGCAGCATCCGATCCCGACCTGCGCGCCCCGATGCCGGGCGCCGTCGTCGCCGTCCATGCCGCGGCAGGCGACCGGGTCGTGAGCGGCGACCGGATCGTCACGATCGAGGCCATGAAGATGGAGCACCCGGTCACCGCCCCGCACGACGGCGTCGTCACCATCGAGGTCGCCGTCGGCGACCAGGTGCGCCGCGACCAAGTGCTCGCCCATGTGATCGCCGACCAGGAGGAGCCTGCATGA